A single Thunnus thynnus chromosome 6, fThuThy2.1, whole genome shotgun sequence DNA region contains:
- the LOC137185114 gene encoding galactose-specific lectin nattectin-like has protein sequence MVKNVDDCFPKPNSSNVLFCGDQQSTNSLLDLMFNLLCLTQMASGCHLVFFLCLISTLFTAGTAIDNPDQQVSGCPPGWTQFGSRCFIFFRIARAWTDAERTCISAGGNLASIHSADENSFLRNLIVRVTGHPFHTWIGGFDAVKEGTWMWTDGSRFDYRRWSVGQPDNHGGVENCIEMNWGGTNIFSSLPDVDFYCGEIMMPENIF, from the exons atggtgaaaaatgttgatgactgttttccaaagcccaattcttcaaatgtcttgttttgtggaGACCAACAGTCCACCAACAGTTTGTTggatttaatgtttaatttgttatGTTTAACACAGATGGCATCAGGGTGTCACTTggttttcttcctgtgtttgatcAGCACACTGTTCACTGCAGGAACT GCCATAGATAACCCAGACCAGCAAG TTTCTGGCTGTCCTCCTGGTTGGACTCAGTTTGGCTCTCGCTGCTTCATTTTCTTCCGCATTGCAAGGGCTTGGACTGATGCAGAG CGTACCTGCATTTCGGCTGGTGGGAATCTGGCCTCGATCCACAGTGCTGATGAAAACAGCTTCCTCAGAAACCTGATTGTAAGAGTGACTGGCCATCCTTTTCATACCTGGATCGGGGGCTTCGATGCAGTGAAA GAGGGAACGTGGATGTGGACTGATGGCTCAAGGTTTGACTACAGGCGCTGGAGTGTCGGGCAACCAGACAACCATGGAGGAGTAGAAAACTGTATAGAGATGAACTGGGGAGGTACAAATATCTTTTCTTCACTTCCTGATGTTGATTTTTATTGTGGAGAAATAATGATgcctgaaaatattttttga